The following are from one region of the Orenia metallireducens genome:
- a CDS encoding desulfoferrodoxin, translating to MGTKLREVYRCNHCGNVVEVVQAGPAPLVCCGEKMEKLDAQTADYTTEKHVPVVEEVEDGVKVTVGSTLHPMTEEHLIKFIEVLTEDKVLRAELEAGQEPVAEFKVSKDEIVDVREFCNLHGLWKA from the coding sequence ATGGGTACTAAATTGAGAGAAGTCTATAGATGTAACCATTGTGGCAATGTAGTAGAGGTTGTGCAAGCTGGACCAGCTCCACTAGTATGCTGTGGAGAGAAGATGGAAAAATTAGATGCTCAAACAGCAGACTATACTACTGAAAAGCATGTACCAGTAGTAGAAGAGGTTGAAGATGGAGTTAAAGTAACTGTTGGAAGCACTCTACATCCAATGACTGAAGAGCATTTGATTAAATTTATCGAAGTATTAACAGAGGATAAGGTACTTCGTGCTGAGCTAGAAGCTGGTCAAGAGCCAGTAGCTGAATTTAAAGTGTCTAAAGATGAGATTGTAGATGTTAGAGAGTTCTGCAATCTTCATGGTTTATGGAAAGCTTAA
- the rbr gene encoding rubrerythrin, which translates to MASLKGTKTEQNLLKAFAGESQARTRYTYFASQAKKEGFRQIEAIFLETARNEKEHAKVFFKFLEGGNVEITAAYPAGVIGTTEENLEAAAAGENEEHTELYPEFARVADEEGFPKIAVAFRKIAEVEVEHEKRYLKLLKNVRENKVFAKDKTVRWKCDNCGYVHEGDKAPKKCPACAHPQDFFELKETNY; encoded by the coding sequence ATGGCTAGTTTAAAGGGAACAAAAACAGAACAAAATTTATTAAAGGCATTTGCTGGAGAATCCCAAGCAAGAACTCGTTATACATATTTTGCATCTCAAGCTAAAAAGGAGGGTTTCCGCCAAATCGAAGCTATCTTTTTAGAGACTGCTAGAAATGAGAAGGAGCATGCCAAAGTATTCTTTAAGTTCTTAGAAGGTGGCAATGTAGAGATTACTGCTGCTTACCCTGCTGGAGTAATTGGAACAACTGAAGAGAACTTAGAGGCTGCTGCTGCTGGAGAGAATGAAGAACATACTGAGCTATATCCAGAATTTGCTCGTGTAGCAGATGAAGAAGGTTTCCCAAAAATAGCTGTAGCTTTTAGAAAGATTGCTGAAGTAGAGGTAGAGCATGAGAAGAGATATTTAAAGTTATTAAAAAATGTAAGAGAAAATAAGGTATTTGCTAAGGATAAGACTGTAAGATGGAAGTGTGATAACTGTGGTTATGTACATGAAGGTGATAAAGCACCTAAGAAATGTCCAGCATGTGCTCATCCACAAGATTTTTTTGAATTAAAAGAGACTAACTATTAA
- a CDS encoding BglG family transcription antiterminator, with protein sequence MIYLSKRRHGKLLYILLNNPKVTINQLAKRCKVSSRTIRSDLKKLEEKLNCIGVILHKKPGVGVWLESEYDKIMWLKEHILKAITFKSNFSPSDRRKEIIKILLEDKSYNCSLLAQELYVSKSTISKDLGEIRKWLSNYNLTLQNSQQSGIEIKGEERHLRVAIVEILFRLMKQADLEEISKLLEDNHSVNPKDYEVLKDFSAEVDLKKIKEIIYSQEIKGKFLFTQISILAIIFYISISIKRFKQGKKIKLLEKDIIRLKRLKLFKLAKIIGKKAEEEFGFLILEDELCGTFIQFLCANIYYDNTLTTKEEISKRINKTVMEISRRFIDLVEDELGVNLADDINLFLDLILHVRHIYNHFRYQVPKIVVNELDNIILNRIKENNPNIIEISNKIIDIFSQYQINILSERDIDYIAILLLSAVEKFTEKTKAIIINNETFAINELMINRLISSISNLEIIDHIYNQDINHKKLKGADLIITSNQLVTLPEAIVISPLVKQEDIQLIRSRIKLLAEDKAL encoded by the coding sequence GTGATTTATCTATCTAAAAGAAGGCATGGCAAATTGTTATACATCTTATTGAATAACCCGAAAGTGACCATTAATCAATTAGCTAAGAGGTGTAAGGTCTCTTCTCGCACGATTAGAAGTGATTTAAAAAAGTTAGAGGAGAAACTAAATTGTATTGGGGTTATTTTACATAAGAAACCAGGTGTTGGAGTTTGGTTAGAATCAGAATATGATAAGATAATGTGGTTGAAAGAACATATATTAAAAGCGATAACCTTTAAGAGTAATTTTTCACCTTCAGATCGAAGAAAAGAGATAATAAAAATATTATTGGAAGATAAAAGTTATAATTGTAGTCTATTGGCACAAGAGTTATATGTTAGTAAATCTACAATTAGTAAGGACTTAGGGGAGATTAGGAAATGGCTTAGCAATTATAACTTAACTCTACAAAATAGTCAGCAATCTGGTATTGAAATAAAGGGAGAAGAGAGGCATTTAAGAGTAGCAATAGTGGAAATATTATTTAGGCTTATGAAACAGGCAGATTTAGAAGAGATAAGTAAATTACTTGAAGACAATCACAGTGTTAATCCTAAAGATTATGAAGTTTTAAAGGATTTTTCTGCTGAAGTAGATTTAAAGAAGATTAAAGAGATAATATATTCTCAGGAGATTAAAGGTAAGTTCTTATTTACCCAGATTAGCATTTTAGCTATTATCTTTTATATTAGTATAAGTATAAAGCGATTTAAGCAGGGAAAGAAAATCAAATTATTAGAAAAGGATATCATTAGATTAAAGAGATTAAAGTTATTTAAATTAGCTAAGATTATTGGAAAGAAGGCAGAAGAAGAATTTGGCTTCTTAATTTTAGAAGATGAACTGTGTGGAACTTTTATACAGTTTTTATGTGCAAATATATATTATGATAATACATTAACTACTAAAGAGGAAATTTCAAAGAGAATCAATAAGACTGTCATGGAAATAAGTAGAAGGTTCATTGACTTAGTAGAAGATGAATTAGGTGTGAATTTAGCAGATGATATAAATCTATTTTTAGATTTGATATTACATGTAAGGCACATTTATAATCATTTTAGATATCAAGTACCTAAGATCGTTGTGAATGAATTGGATAATATTATACTAAATAGGATTAAAGAGAATAATCCTAACATAATTGAGATATCGAATAAAATTATAGATATCTTTAGCCAGTACCAGATAAATATCTTAAGTGAGAGAGACATTGATTATATAGCTATATTATTATTGTCAGCTGTTGAAAAATTTACAGAGAAGACAAAAGCTATAATTATTAATAATGAAACTTTTGCAATTAATGAATTAATGATTAATAGATTAATATCAAGTATATCAAACTTAGAGATAATAGATCATATTTATAATCAAGATATCAATCATAAGAAATTAAAGGGTGCTGATTTAATTATTACTTCTAATCAACTAGTTACTTTGCCAGAAGCTATAGTGATTAGTCCCTTAGTCAAACAAGAGGATATTCAATTAATCAGAAGTAGAATTAAATTATTAGCAGAAGATAAGGCTTTATAA
- a CDS encoding BglG family transcription antiterminator translates to MLSLSKYRYNRIIDILLKTDTIVTIKELANRCSVSSRTIRSDLKQLKVELEKFNIYLYKKPGIGVWLEGDDNDRKFLEEEISQEEIEYISLSSTERVKEIIKRLLLNQKDYTIIMLAEELAVSRSTIIKDLLDVEQWLNKYKLNLNRVRNYGIYIQGREIHLREAMVNIIFELLGNKLEEISHLLMNNQSIYPQDYDVLREFCFNIDLKKIKRIIETNRIKNDYLYSRRSILYITFYGSVALKRIKEGKEVKLTSHELRELNKSKLYKIVKFFRIIVEKIVGLKISQDEFGKAFLQCLSEEFYLDKKLDDGEQVLDRIDEEAIDIMNKFISIAERRLGINIEDDTTAYMNLMLYINHLLKKFKYGISRSVLSDIDEAIIEEVRELNSNIFEVANEIKGIFKEHSIIIKEYDIDHIALLLLSIFEKSKDKIKALLIFHENRVINDLISIRLTNKMANLKIVQTLYYHQVNEEALKNVDIIITYKYLSQIPEAIVISPLVDDNDIQIINNKIRLFKDN, encoded by the coding sequence GTGTTAAGTTTATCTAAATATAGATACAATAGAATTATAGATATATTATTGAAAACTGACACAATAGTTACTATTAAAGAGTTAGCAAATAGATGTAGTGTCTCTTCTAGAACTATTAGGTCTGATTTAAAACAGTTAAAGGTAGAGCTAGAGAAATTCAATATTTATCTATATAAGAAACCAGGGATTGGTGTTTGGCTAGAGGGAGATGATAATGATAGAAAATTTCTAGAAGAAGAGATATCCCAAGAGGAAATAGAGTATATATCCTTATCTTCAACAGAAAGGGTAAAGGAGATAATTAAGAGGTTATTATTAAATCAGAAAGATTATACTATAATAATGTTGGCTGAAGAATTAGCTGTAAGTAGATCTACTATTATTAAAGATTTGTTGGATGTTGAGCAATGGTTAAATAAATATAAGTTAAATTTAAATAGAGTAAGAAATTATGGTATTTATATACAGGGAAGAGAGATACATTTAAGAGAAGCAATGGTTAACATTATCTTTGAGTTATTGGGTAATAAATTAGAAGAGATAAGCCACTTGCTAATGAATAATCAAAGTATTTATCCTCAAGACTATGATGTTTTACGAGAATTTTGCTTTAATATAGATTTAAAGAAGATAAAGAGGATAATTGAGACTAATAGGATAAAGAATGATTATCTATATTCCCGTAGGTCCATCCTATATATTACTTTTTATGGAAGTGTTGCCCTTAAAAGAATTAAAGAAGGAAAAGAAGTCAAATTAACTTCCCATGAATTAAGAGAATTGAACAAATCTAAACTGTATAAAATTGTAAAATTTTTTAGAATTATAGTAGAGAAAATAGTAGGATTAAAGATATCACAAGATGAATTTGGGAAAGCCTTTTTACAATGTTTATCAGAGGAGTTTTATTTAGATAAAAAGTTAGACGATGGTGAACAGGTTCTGGATAGAATAGATGAAGAGGCAATAGATATAATGAATAAGTTTATATCTATTGCTGAAAGAAGGCTTGGAATTAATATAGAAGATGATACTACTGCATACATGAATTTGATGTTATATATAAATCATCTTTTAAAGAAGTTTAAATACGGTATTAGTAGAAGTGTATTATCTGATATAGATGAAGCTATAATAGAAGAGGTTAGAGAACTTAATTCTAATATATTTGAAGTTGCTAATGAAATTAAAGGGATTTTTAAAGAACATTCAATAATAATAAAGGAATATGATATTGATCATATCGCTTTATTATTATTGTCGATATTTGAAAAAAGCAAGGATAAAATTAAGGCTTTACTTATTTTTCATGAAAATAGGGTTATTAATGATTTAATTAGTATCCGTCTGACCAATAAGATGGCTAATCTCAAAATAGTTCAAACATTATATTATCATCAGGTGAATGAGGAAGCTTTAAAAAACGTAGATATTATTATTACCTATAAATATTTATCCCAAATTCCTGAAGCAATAGTGATAAGTCCTCTAGTTGATGATAATGATATTCAAATAATTAATAATAAGATTAGATTATTTAAAGATAATTAA